The following are encoded together in the Deinococcus soli (ex Cha et al. 2016) genome:
- the cpdB gene encoding 2',3'-cyclic-nucleotide 2'-phosphodiesterase, whose translation MTALMLGAAGAQTVELRILETTDLHTAAKGYDYYQDKPTGEFGLEYTATLIAKARAEKVNTLLFDNGDLIQGNPLGDYAARVAPIKDGELHPMHQAMRSLKYDGATLGNHEFNYGLDYLDRVLKSAPMPYVNANVLNMDGSNKYTPYVIQRKLVRDTQGRPYYINVGVIGFTPPQIVNWDKAYLDGKVQVMDIVQSAQKFVPDMKARGADIIVALAHTGINSGAYTPGQEQAGAELTKVPGLDVILTGHSHLEFPGPAYKDVPGVNLAKGTINGKVVLMPGFWGNNLGVADLKLNFDRKTQKWTILDAQGGIRPIWDKTAKKSLVTADATVAAAVEGAHQGTLGYVRGKVADLTAPINSYWALTQDDPSVQLVSNAQIAYVKAALSSTQYKDLPVLSAAAPFKAGGRAGVSYYTDIPAGTLAIKNVADLYVYPNTVQAVLVTGAQVQEWLERSAGQFKQIDPSKAEPQALVDETFPTYNFDVIDGVSYEIDVTQPNRYNSRGEVVNPNARRIKNLTFMGKPIDPAAQFVVATNNYRASGGGSFPGLNGKNIILQAPDETREALVKYFNEQKTVNPSADGNWKLTPIPGATLLYASSPTAQKYAPANATLVKTRDDGFAEYYIKY comes from the coding sequence ATGACCGCGCTCATGCTCGGCGCTGCGGGCGCGCAGACTGTCGAACTGCGCATCCTCGAAACCACCGACCTTCACACCGCCGCCAAGGGCTATGACTACTACCAGGACAAGCCCACCGGCGAGTTCGGCCTGGAGTACACCGCCACGCTGATTGCCAAGGCCCGCGCCGAGAAGGTCAACACGCTGCTGTTCGACAACGGCGACCTGATCCAGGGCAACCCGCTCGGCGACTACGCCGCGCGCGTCGCGCCCATCAAGGACGGCGAACTGCACCCCATGCACCAGGCCATGCGCTCCCTGAAATACGACGGTGCCACCCTGGGCAACCACGAATTCAACTACGGCCTGGACTACCTCGACCGCGTGCTGAAGTCCGCGCCCATGCCGTACGTGAACGCCAACGTCCTGAACATGGACGGCAGTAACAAATACACCCCCTACGTCATCCAGCGCAAACTGGTCCGTGACACGCAGGGCCGCCCGTACTACATCAACGTCGGCGTGATCGGCTTCACGCCCCCCCAGATCGTCAACTGGGACAAGGCGTACCTCGACGGCAAGGTGCAGGTCATGGACATCGTCCAGAGCGCCCAGAAGTTCGTGCCTGACATGAAAGCCAGGGGCGCGGACATCATCGTCGCGCTGGCCCACACCGGCATCAACAGCGGCGCGTACACCCCCGGCCAGGAACAGGCCGGTGCGGAACTCACCAAGGTCCCCGGCCTGGACGTGATCCTGACCGGGCACAGCCACCTGGAATTCCCCGGCCCGGCCTACAAGGACGTCCCCGGCGTGAACCTCGCCAAGGGCACCATCAACGGCAAGGTCGTCCTGATGCCCGGCTTCTGGGGCAACAACCTCGGCGTCGCCGACCTGAAACTGAACTTCGACCGCAAGACCCAGAAGTGGACCATCCTGGACGCGCAGGGCGGCATCCGCCCCATCTGGGACAAGACCGCCAAGAAGAGCCTCGTGACCGCCGACGCGACCGTCGCCGCCGCCGTCGAGGGCGCGCACCAGGGCACCCTGGGCTACGTGCGCGGCAAGGTCGCCGACCTGACCGCCCCCATCAACTCCTACTGGGCCCTGACGCAGGACGACCCCAGCGTGCAGCTCGTCAGCAACGCGCAGATCGCGTACGTGAAGGCCGCGCTGAGCAGCACCCAGTACAAGGACCTGCCCGTCCTCTCCGCCGCGGCGCCCTTCAAGGCCGGGGGCCGCGCGGGCGTCAGCTACTACACCGACATTCCCGCCGGGACGCTGGCGATCAAGAACGTCGCCGACCTGTACGTGTACCCGAACACCGTGCAGGCCGTGCTCGTGACCGGCGCGCAGGTGCAGGAGTGGCTGGAACGCAGCGCCGGGCAGTTCAAGCAGATCGACCCCAGCAAGGCTGAACCCCAGGCGCTGGTGGACGAGACCTTCCCCACCTACAACTTCGACGTGATCGACGGCGTGAGCTACGAGATCGACGTGACCCAGCCCAACCGATACAACAGCAGAGGCGAGGTCGTGAACCCGAACGCCCGCCGCATCAAGAACCTGACGTTCATGGGCAAACCCATCGACCCGGCCGCGCAGTTCGTGGTCGCCACGAACAACTACCGCGCCTCGGGCGGCGGCTCGTTCCCCGGCCTGAACGGCAAGAACATCATCCTGCAGGCACCCGACGAGACCCGCGAGGCCCTCGTGAAGTACTTCAACGAGCAGAAGACCGTCAACCCCAGCGCTGACGGCAACTGGAAGCTCACGCCTATCCCCGGCGCGACCCTGCTGTACGCCAGCAGCCCCACCGCCCAGAAGTACGCGCCCGCGAACGCCACGCTGGTCAAGACCCGCGACGACGGTTTCGCCGAGTACTACATCAAGTACTGA